Proteins from a genomic interval of Niabella soli DSM 19437:
- a CDS encoding alkaline phosphatase: MIQKISLLIMGILSLTFLHAQPPVIKHVVLIGCDGFGAYAVPDADMPNLKKLMREGSSSLSARSVLPSSSAVNWASMLMGAGPTVHGYTEWNSAVPEIPSADSSRYGLFPSIFSILKEQRPTAVSALIYSWQGIDPLIAKAATTIRVAGKDNDNFCTDTAAAIIRSKKPVLTFVHLDQPDGVGHTIGHRTPEYYKELKNVDARIGKIVAAVKDAGIADQTIILVTADHGGKGKGHGGKSLDEVQIPWVMYGPGVKKGHQLHNTIITYDTAATIAWLLKLKMPQSWRGQPVAEAMGK; this comes from the coding sequence ATGATCCAGAAAATTTCTTTGTTAATAATGGGGATATTATCCCTTACTTTTTTACATGCCCAACCGCCAGTTATTAAACATGTGGTATTGATCGGTTGTGATGGATTTGGCGCTTACGCAGTTCCGGACGCTGACATGCCAAATTTAAAAAAACTGATGCGGGAAGGTTCCTCGTCGTTAAGCGCCCGCTCGGTGTTGCCTTCCTCCAGCGCGGTAAACTGGGCCTCTATGCTCATGGGCGCCGGACCAACCGTTCATGGATATACAGAATGGAACAGCGCTGTTCCGGAAATACCTTCTGCCGACAGCAGCCGGTACGGGTTATTTCCTTCCATTTTCAGCATTTTAAAAGAACAGCGCCCAACCGCTGTTTCCGCCCTCATTTATAGCTGGCAGGGTATTGATCCCCTGATTGCAAAAGCAGCTACTACGATACGCGTTGCCGGAAAGGACAACGACAATTTTTGCACTGATACTGCAGCGGCTATCATAAGATCAAAGAAACCGGTACTGACTTTTGTCCATCTGGATCAGCCGGATGGTGTGGGACATACTATCGGGCATCGTACTCCTGAATATTATAAAGAATTAAAAAATGTAGATGCCCGGATCGGTAAAATCGTAGCCGCCGTAAAGGATGCCGGAATTGCAGACCAAACCATCATCCTGGTTACCGCCGATCATGGCGGCAAGGGAAAAGGCCATGGCGGTAAATCGCTGGACGAGGTGCAGATCCCCTGGGTCATGTATGGACCCGGAGTAAAAAAAGGGCACCAGTTACATAATACCATTATTACTTACGATACTGCTGCAACTATTGCATGGCTTCTGAAACTAAAAATGCCCCAAAGCTGGCGGGGACAGCCGGTTGCGGAGGCTATGGGGAAATAA
- a CDS encoding asparaginase domain-containing protein, with protein sequence MAIRIFITGGTFDKEYNMLNGELYFKDTHLQELLEKGRNTVPVEIRTLMMVDSLEMTDEDRELIAYQCEQSEEDQIVITHGTDTMSVTAQLLSERIKNKTIVLTGAMIPIKFGSSDGFFNLGSAIAFAQSLPHGVYVAMNGQYFKASNVRKNRQTGVFEALQKI encoded by the coding sequence ATGGCAATACGTATTTTTATAACCGGTGGTACTTTTGATAAGGAATACAATATGCTGAATGGCGAATTGTATTTTAAAGACACCCACCTGCAGGAACTGCTTGAAAAAGGCCGCAATACGGTTCCGGTGGAAATCAGAACATTGATGATGGTGGATAGCCTGGAGATGACCGATGAAGATCGCGAGCTCATCGCCTATCAATGCGAGCAAAGCGAAGAAGACCAGATCGTGATCACCCACGGCACAGATACCATGTCTGTTACCGCGCAACTGCTTTCCGAACGAATAAAAAATAAAACCATCGTGCTTACCGGCGCTATGATCCCTATAAAATTTGGTAGTTCCGACGGGTTCTTTAACCTGGGCAGCGCCATTGCCTTTGCCCAATCCCTGCCCCATGGCGTATATGTAGCCATGAACGGGCAATATTTTAAAGCCAGCAATGTGCGGAAGAACCGGCAAACCGGCGTATTTGAAGCGCTCCAAAAAATCTGA
- a CDS encoding Na+/H+ antiporter, which yields MIESSLLLILSMLFVITLLTMLSGKLRIPYPIFLVIAGIAISILPGIPKTRINPDLVFLIFLPPILFSAAWQMPWADFWKMRRSISALGFGLVFFTSVIIAYLSHALIPGFDLALGFVLGGIISPPDAVAASAVLDKLKVPRTIANLLEGESLVNDASSLIVFRFALMAVLTSTFSLWEATRSFFLVAGMGILIGLAIAYIVSLIHKHFPTTPVIDAALTLLAPYVMYLVAESVHFSGVLAVVTGGLFLSYHAHDTLTYESRLNLAGIWDTIGFLLNGFIFVLIGLQMPYIVNNFTSNTVKEALYYGLIISFAVIVIRIVWVYAFIFLRRALPKRTSSYLPGNKEVFLIAWCGMRGVVSLAAALSIPFYLKGTTEFPYRNLILFITFVVILITLVVQGLTITPIIRLLKIEDDTRFQKRKAEDNLLKVQLAQACLEFIDTHYSRQLREQEPFKALRNRYAHMIEVKQKKLSDNGGPPVREEDSMRRFKTLLLELVDVRRAELVSYRINADFDEELIKEKEYELDLEEARLRSTTA from the coding sequence ATGATTGAAAGCAGTCTTTTATTGATTCTTTCCATGCTTTTTGTAATTACCCTGCTTACGATGCTGAGCGGGAAATTACGGATCCCCTACCCTATATTTTTGGTCATAGCCGGCATTGCCATCAGTATTTTGCCGGGGATACCCAAAACGCGCATTAATCCGGACCTGGTGTTTCTTATCTTTTTGCCGCCCATTCTTTTTTCTGCCGCCTGGCAAATGCCCTGGGCTGATTTTTGGAAAATGCGGCGTTCCATAAGTGCGCTCGGGTTCGGTTTGGTATTCTTCACCTCCGTGATCATCGCCTATTTATCACATGCACTGATACCGGGGTTTGATCTTGCCCTGGGCTTTGTACTAGGAGGCATTATTTCTCCGCCGGATGCGGTGGCAGCCAGTGCGGTGCTTGACAAATTAAAAGTACCCCGCACCATCGCCAACCTGCTGGAGGGTGAAAGCCTGGTGAACGATGCCTCGAGCCTTATCGTGTTTCGCTTTGCGCTGATGGCGGTACTAACCAGCACGTTCAGCCTCTGGGAGGCCACCCGGTCTTTTTTCCTGGTAGCGGGCATGGGCATTTTAATAGGGCTGGCCATTGCCTATATCGTTTCGCTGATCCACAAACATTTTCCCACCACCCCCGTTATTGACGCTGCGCTTACCCTGCTGGCTCCCTATGTAATGTACCTGGTAGCAGAAAGTGTGCATTTTTCCGGCGTGCTCGCCGTTGTTACCGGCGGGCTATTCCTAAGCTATCATGCGCATGATACGCTCACCTATGAGTCCAGATTAAATCTTGCAGGCATCTGGGATACGATCGGCTTTTTATTGAACGGTTTTATTTTTGTTCTGATAGGGTTACAAATGCCTTACATCGTAAATAATTTTACGAGCAATACTGTAAAAGAGGCGCTGTACTACGGTCTTATCATCAGCTTTGCGGTTATTGTTATACGGATCGTGTGGGTATATGCTTTTATTTTTTTGAGACGGGCGCTCCCTAAAAGAACCTCTTCCTATTTACCAGGCAATAAAGAAGTATTTTTAATTGCCTGGTGTGGCATGAGGGGCGTGGTTTCGCTGGCTGCGGCGTTGTCAATCCCCTTTTACTTAAAAGGAACAACAGAATTCCCCTACCGGAACCTCATCCTGTTCATAACATTTGTGGTGATCCTTATTACGCTGGTGGTCCAGGGCCTCACCATTACGCCCATTATCCGTTTACTGAAGATAGAAGACGACACCCGGTTTCAAAAAAGAAAAGCGGAGGACAACCTGTTAAAAGTGCAACTGGCGCAGGCCTGTTTAGAATTTATCGACACGCATTACAGCCGGCAATTACGGGAGCAGGAACCTTTCAAAGCGCTACGCAACCGCTACGCGCATATGATCGAAGTGAAGCAAAAAAAATTATCAGACAACGGCGGTCCGCCCGTCAGGGAAGAAGATAGCATGCGCCGGTTTAAAACCCTGCTGCTGGAACTGGTGGACGTACGCCGGGCTGAATTAGTATCTTACCGGATCAATGCCGATTTCGATGAAGAGCTCATCAAGGAAAAAGAATATGAACTGGACCTGGAGGAAGCGCGGCTGAGAAGCACGACAGCTTAA
- a CDS encoding DUF5995 family protein, translating to MLAASVPEVISILDQIISDCTIKASRFGYFAALYRKMTRGVWQGIQNGSFENPARMEQLDVVFANRYFAAYTQFANGATPADCWNTAFKAATSDGLIVLQHLLLGMNAHINLDLAIAAAQVSTPQTIDSLHSDYLKINSIIAGFFQSVQADLTKIAFPMRFIALVDPSTTNAVLNFSISKARDAAWNNALLLCAAGNQQEAPIINTYDNVVTTVAQRIVQPGGWTTLLLKGVKACEQKDIAQNITFLSQD from the coding sequence ATGCTGGCTGCGTCTGTTCCGGAAGTTATTTCGATATTGGATCAAATTATTAGCGACTGCACTATAAAAGCATCGCGGTTTGGATATTTCGCGGCCCTGTACCGCAAAATGACGCGGGGCGTGTGGCAGGGCATTCAAAACGGATCGTTTGAGAACCCGGCCCGTATGGAACAACTGGATGTTGTTTTTGCCAATCGTTATTTTGCAGCCTACACCCAGTTTGCGAACGGCGCCACTCCTGCTGATTGCTGGAACACGGCATTCAAAGCTGCCACATCCGACGGCCTCATTGTTTTACAACACCTCTTGCTGGGGATGAACGCCCACATCAATCTTGACCTGGCTATTGCCGCAGCACAGGTCAGCACTCCGCAAACTATTGATTCGCTGCATAGCGATTATCTGAAAATAAACAGTATCATTGCCGGTTTCTTTCAATCTGTTCAGGCCGATCTTACCAAAATCGCATTTCCCATGCGTTTTATTGCATTGGTGGACCCCTCCACAACCAACGCCGTTTTAAATTTCAGTATTTCGAAAGCCCGCGATGCCGCCTGGAACAATGCCCTGCTGCTTTGTGCAGCAGGCAATCAGCAGGAAGCGCCCATCATCAATACTTACGACAACGTGGTAACAACGGTAGCGCAGCGAATCGTTCAACCCGGCGGGTGGACCACCTTATTGCTGAAGGGGGTTAAAGCGTGCGAGCAAAAAGATATTGCCCAAAACATTACTTTTCTTAGTCAGGATTAG
- a CDS encoding NAD(P)/FAD-dependent oxidoreductase has translation MDQSSKKVIVIGGGFAGLNLVMQLKNKPGFDVTLVDKNNYNFFPPLLYQVATGFLEPSSISYPFRRFLRGKHNVHFRMADLLKILPDENKVILSNGELAYDYLVLATGAASNFFGLENVEQHAIPMKTLSDALYMRNTLLDRLEEATRIQDLDRIKKLATIVVAGAGPTGVELSGMFAEMRIKIVQKDYPELAGRQVGKIYLVDGGKAVLGPMSEQSQHYSKESLEKLGVIIKLGTTVKDFKDDTVFLSDGTTIATTTLIWAAGVTAQTFEGIPTEAYGRARRMLVDAFNKINGFSNIYALGDTCIQTTDPAFPNGHPQLAQVAIQQAKNLGKNLLLPEGSRKPFIYNDKGSMAIIGRNKAVADLEKPKLHFNGFIAWLIWLFIHVMSLLNFRNRLRTLYNWVGAYFTMDQYFRMIIRAGDQQPGKQNDAG, from the coding sequence ATGGATCAAAGTTCAAAAAAGGTAATTGTCATCGGCGGTGGTTTCGCTGGTCTGAACCTGGTAATGCAGTTGAAAAACAAGCCGGGGTTTGATGTAACCCTGGTCGACAAAAACAATTATAATTTCTTTCCTCCCTTGTTATACCAGGTGGCAACAGGTTTCCTGGAACCCTCCAGCATCAGCTACCCTTTTCGCCGTTTTTTAAGAGGCAAGCACAACGTGCATTTCCGGATGGCAGATCTGTTGAAAATTCTTCCTGATGAAAATAAAGTAATCCTTTCCAACGGCGAGCTCGCTTACGATTACCTGGTGCTGGCTACCGGGGCGGCAAGTAATTTCTTTGGACTGGAAAACGTAGAGCAGCATGCCATACCCATGAAAACCCTGAGCGATGCACTTTATATGCGCAATACGCTGCTGGACCGTTTGGAAGAGGCCACCCGTATCCAGGATCTTGACCGCATCAAAAAACTGGCGACCATTGTTGTTGCGGGGGCCGGACCTACGGGTGTGGAACTATCCGGAATGTTTGCCGAAATGCGTATCAAGATTGTGCAGAAGGACTATCCCGAACTGGCCGGAAGACAGGTAGGTAAAATTTACCTGGTAGACGGCGGTAAAGCCGTGCTGGGGCCTATGTCCGAACAATCGCAGCATTATTCAAAGGAATCTTTAGAAAAACTGGGCGTTATTATAAAATTAGGCACCACCGTAAAGGATTTTAAAGACGACACCGTTTTTCTTTCTGATGGCACCACCATTGCCACCACCACCCTTATATGGGCTGCAGGGGTAACCGCCCAGACATTTGAAGGCATTCCAACAGAAGCTTACGGACGCGCGCGAAGAATGCTGGTGGATGCTTTTAATAAAATAAACGGCTTTAGCAATATCTATGCCCTCGGCGATACCTGTATCCAGACCACCGACCCGGCTTTTCCCAACGGGCACCCGCAATTGGCGCAAGTAGCTATTCAACAGGCAAAGAACCTTGGTAAGAACCTGCTACTTCCGGAAGGATCCCGGAAGCCCTTTATCTATAACGACAAAGGAAGCATGGCGATCATTGGCCGGAATAAAGCCGTGGCCGATCTTGAAAAACCAAAATTACATTTCAATGGGTTTATCGCCTGGCTGATCTGGTTGTTTATACACGTGATGTCCCTGTTAAATTTCCGCAACCGGCTGAGAACGCTGTACAACTGGGTAGGTGCTTATTTTACAATGGACCAGTATTTCCGTATGATCATCAGGGCGGGCGATCAGCAGCCGGGAAAACAGAATGACGCCGGTTAA
- the mqnC gene encoding cyclic dehypoxanthinyl futalosine synthase, with amino-acid sequence MILEDLYKKAAAFEFLSVEEGVFLYHNAPLADLMFIADELRKQQVPHGKVTWQIDRNVNTTNVCIANCKFCNFFRIPGHPEAYITDMPTYRKKIEETIRYGGDQLLLQGGHHPELGLQFYVDTFRQIKAEFPDIRLHALGPPEVAHITKLEKSNHKEVLQALKAAGLDSLPGAGAEILVDRVRRLISKGKCGAQEWLDIMHEAHKLDITTSATMMFGHVETIEERFEHLVKIREVQHRKPERANGFLAFIAWTFQDVDTLLTKIRGVHNLTTTEEYIKMVALSRIMLPNIKNIQASWLTVGKPTAQLCLHAGANDFGSIMIEENVVSAAGAPHRFTYKSIQEAIREAGFEPQLRTQQYEWRPIPETIEEQVVNY; translated from the coding sequence ATGATTCTAGAAGATCTTTATAAAAAAGCAGCGGCATTTGAGTTTTTAAGTGTGGAAGAAGGTGTTTTTTTGTACCATAACGCCCCGCTGGCAGATTTAATGTTTATTGCAGACGAACTGCGCAAACAACAGGTACCACATGGAAAAGTGACCTGGCAGATTGACCGCAATGTAAATACCACCAATGTGTGTATTGCCAATTGCAAATTCTGTAATTTTTTCCGCATCCCGGGCCACCCCGAGGCCTATATAACGGATATGCCCACTTATCGTAAAAAGATCGAAGAAACCATTCGTTATGGCGGCGATCAGTTATTATTGCAGGGCGGCCACCATCCCGAATTAGGGCTTCAGTTTTATGTAGATACCTTCCGGCAAATAAAAGCGGAGTTCCCCGATATACGCTTGCATGCTTTAGGCCCTCCTGAAGTAGCGCATATTACCAAGCTGGAGAAAAGCAATCACAAGGAGGTGCTGCAGGCATTAAAAGCTGCCGGGCTGGATTCCTTACCAGGCGCTGGCGCGGAGATATTGGTAGACCGGGTGCGCCGCCTCATCAGCAAGGGTAAATGTGGCGCACAGGAATGGCTGGATATTATGCACGAAGCGCATAAGCTCGATATTACGACTTCCGCTACCATGATGTTCGGGCATGTGGAAACGATTGAAGAGCGTTTTGAGCACCTGGTAAAAATACGCGAAGTCCAGCACCGCAAACCTGAGAGGGCGAATGGTTTCCTCGCCTTTATTGCATGGACTTTCCAGGACGTGGATACCCTGCTGACAAAGATCCGCGGCGTACACAACCTGACCACTACTGAAGAATATATTAAGATGGTGGCCCTGAGCCGCATTATGCTGCCCAATATTAAAAACATCCAGGCCTCCTGGCTCACGGTAGGGAAACCTACTGCCCAATTGTGCCTGCACGCGGGAGCCAATGATTTTGGAAGCATCATGATCGAGGAAAACGTGGTGAGTGCTGCGGGCGCCCCCCACCGGTTCACGTATAAATCCATCCAGGAAGCCATACGTGAAGCGGGTTTTGAGCCCCAATTGCGCACGCAGCAATATGAATGGCGGCCCATACCGGAAACCATTGAGGAACAGGTGGTCAACTATTAA
- a CDS encoding HesB/IscA family protein: MTETAKNTFPGNIYVSESAKKRIREILAEKEAKDEAGYFLRVSVVSGGCSGLSYRLDFDKVQKPMDQVFEDNEVKVVTDMKSLLYLLDTTLEFSEGLNGKGFYFNNPNASRTCACGESFAV, encoded by the coding sequence ATGACGGAAACAGCAAAAAATACCTTCCCCGGTAATATTTACGTAAGTGAAAGTGCCAAAAAACGCATCCGGGAGATCCTGGCTGAAAAAGAGGCGAAAGATGAAGCGGGTTACTTTTTGCGGGTAAGCGTAGTAAGCGGCGGCTGTTCCGGGCTGAGTTATAGACTCGACTTTGATAAAGTGCAAAAGCCTATGGACCAGGTATTTGAAGATAATGAAGTTAAGGTGGTTACCGATATGAAAAGTCTTTTATACCTCCTGGATACCACTCTTGAGTTTTCTGAAGGGTTAAATGGGAAGGGATTTTATTTCAATAATCCTAATGCTTCCCGTACCTGTGCCTGCGGCGAAAGTTTCGCTGTTTAA
- a CDS encoding TerC/Alx family metal homeostasis membrane protein, protein MTNEQITYLVFGIVMIFALVFDLGLLSKKGKVVTIKQALLQTLFWVALSLCFFVFVWVEDGKTFALEYISAYLMEWSLSIDNIFVFILIFSAFNVKEKYYGRVLLIGILMAIVFRVIFITAGVALVHRFEWILYIFGAFLLYTGIKMFASGDDEQEKDPHDYPIYKWIKKLIPLVPHDGEGKFAVRENGKKRYTILFVVVLMLAGIDLVFALDSIPAVMGISKHPMVIYTSNIFAVLGLRSLFFLLRGAVNKFDYLQQGIAIVLIFIGAKMLGEHWINQWLSKELQVVLSLGVIVLCITGSIIFSIYKKKKGVPEEVEDGSINL, encoded by the coding sequence ATGACAAATGAACAAATCACTTATCTCGTTTTTGGGATAGTGATGATCTTTGCCCTCGTTTTTGATTTAGGCCTGCTGAGCAAGAAAGGCAAGGTGGTTACCATCAAACAAGCCTTGTTGCAAACCCTTTTCTGGGTGGCTTTATCGCTCTGCTTTTTCGTATTTGTGTGGGTGGAGGATGGCAAAACATTCGCACTGGAATACATCAGCGCCTATCTGATGGAGTGGAGCCTGAGCATTGACAATATATTTGTATTTATTCTTATCTTTTCCGCATTTAATGTTAAGGAGAAGTATTATGGCCGTGTACTGCTTATCGGTATTTTAATGGCCATCGTATTCCGTGTTATATTTATTACGGCCGGTGTGGCGCTGGTGCACCGGTTCGAATGGATATTGTATATTTTTGGGGCCTTCCTGCTTTATACAGGAATTAAAATGTTTGCCTCCGGCGATGACGAGCAGGAAAAAGACCCGCATGATTACCCCATCTATAAATGGATCAAAAAGCTGATCCCCCTGGTGCCACATGACGGGGAGGGAAAATTTGCCGTAAGAGAGAATGGGAAAAAGCGTTATACCATCTTATTCGTGGTGGTATTGATGCTGGCCGGTATCGATCTGGTTTTTGCGCTGGATTCGATCCCCGCAGTGATGGGCATTTCCAAACACCCCATGGTCATCTATACCTCAAATATTTTTGCTGTTTTAGGCCTGCGCTCCCTGTTTTTCTTACTGAGAGGCGCGGTAAACAAATTCGATTATCTGCAACAGGGCATTGCCATAGTACTGATATTTATTGGCGCCAAAATGCTTGGAGAGCATTGGATCAACCAATGGTTGAGCAAAGAACTGCAGGTTGTGTTGTCTCTTGGGGTGATCGTACTTTGCATCACCGGAAGCATTATTTTTTCGATTTACAAGAAAAAGAAAGGTGTTCCGGAGGAAGTTGAGGACGGCAGCATAAATTTGTAA